From Carya illinoinensis cultivar Pawnee chromosome 5, C.illinoinensisPawnee_v1, whole genome shotgun sequence, one genomic window encodes:
- the LOC122309110 gene encoding germin-like protein subfamily 1 member 13, with protein MMKGSVLIFQVATVALLALACSLAFAFDPSPLQDFCVAVDKYDSAVFVNGKFCKDPKDVKAEDFFFQGRLNVARDTSGKQGSNVTAVTVEQFPGLNTLGISLARIDFAPYGQNPPHTHPRATEVLFVLEGTLYVGFVTSNQADGKNLLFTKVLNAGDVFVFPVGLVHFQLNIGKSNAIAFAGLSSQNPGVITIANAIFGSEPPINPDVLAKAFQVDKNLVEYLQKLF; from the exons ATGATGAAAGGTAGTGTTCTCATCTTCCAGGTCGCAACTGTTGCCCTTTTGGCCTTGGCTTGCTCTCTTGCCTTTGCCTTTGACCCTAGTCCTCTTCAAGACTTCTGTGTTGCAGTCGACAAGTACGATTCTGCAG TATTTGTGAATGGAAAGTTCTGCAAGGATCCAAAGGATGTCAAAGCTGAAGACTTCTTCTTCCAGGGGCGCCTAAATGTTGCTAGAGACACTTCAGGTAAACAGGGGTCGAATGTCACTGCCGTTACTGTGGAACAATTTCCAGGCCTTAACACTCTAGGTATATCCTTGGCTCGCATTGACTTTGCTCCATACGGCCAGAATCCTCCACATACACATCCTCGTGCCACCGAGGTTCTATTTGTCTTGGAGGGTACTCTTTATGTTGGCTTTGTCACCTCCAACCAAGCTGATGGAAAAAACCTCCTCTTCACCAAAGTTCTAAATGCCGGAGATGTCTTTGTATTCCCAGTTGGTCTCGTTCATTTCCAATTAAATATTGGAAAGTCCAATGCCATTGCCTTTGCCGGTCTCAGCAGCCAGAATCCAGGAGTTATCACCATAGCCAATGCAATCTTCGGATCTGAGCCTCCCATCAATCCTGATGTTCTTGCCAAGGCCTTCCAAGTAGACAAGAATCTGGTTGAATATCTTCAGAAACTGttctga
- the LOC122309114 gene encoding germin-like protein subfamily 1 member 17, which translates to MMKYSKVVPKYAIVTVALLAFACSLASAYDPSPLQDFCVAINNPASAVFVNGKFCKDPKLVTANDFFRSGLNIPGNTSNKVGSNVTTVTVEQLPGLNTLGISLARIDFAPYGLNPPHTHPRGTEFLVVIEGTLHVGFVTSNSADSNRLFTKVLNKGDVFVFPIGLIHFQLNVGNTKAVAFAGLSSQNPGVITIANAVFKSNPPINADVLTKAFQVDKNVVHYIQKQL; encoded by the exons ATGATGAAGTACTCCAAGGTTGTTCCTAAGTATGCCATTGTAACTGTGGCCCTATTGGCTTTCGCTTGTTCCCTCGCCTCTGCCTATGACCCCAGTCCCCTGCAGGACTTTTGTGTTGCTATCAACAATCCTGCTTCTGCTG TATTTGTGAATGGGAAGTTTTGCAAGGATCCAAAGCTTGTTACCGCTAATGATTTCTTCCGCTCGGGTTTGAACATTCCTGGAAACACCTCAAATAAAGTAGGGTCGAATGTCACTACTGTCACAGTGGAACAATTACCAGGCCTCAACACTCTAGGCATATCCTTGGCTCGCATCGACTTTGCACCATATGGCTTAAATCCTCCCCACACCCACCCTCGCGGCACTGAGTTTCTAGTAGTTATAGAGGGTACTCTGCATGTTGGCTTTGTCACATCCAATAGTGCAGACAGTAACCGCCTCTTTACCAAAGTTCTAAACAAGGGTGATGTCTTTGTGTTCCCAATTGGTCTCATCCACTTCCAATTGAACGTGGGAAATACCAAGGCTGTTGCCTTTGCTGGTCTTAGTAGCCAGAATCCTGGGGTCATCACCATAGCCAACGCAGTCTTTAAATCCAATCCTCCGATCAATGCTGATGTTCTCACTAAGGCCTTCCAAGTAGACAAGAATGTGGTTCACTATATTCAGAAGCAATTATAA
- the LOC122309113 gene encoding germin-like protein subfamily 1 member 13 — translation MMKGSVLMYQVATVALLALACSLAFASDPSPLQDFCVAVDKYDSAVFVNGKFCKDPKDVKAEDFFFQGHLNVARDTSGKQGSNVTAVTVEQFPGLNTLGISLARIDFAPYGQNPPHTHPRATEVLFVLEGTLYVGFVTSNQADGKNLLFTKVLNAGDVFVFPVGLVHFQLNIGKSNAIAFAGLSSQNPGVITIADAVFGSEPPINPDVLTKAFQVDKNLVEYLQKLF, via the exons ATGATGAAAGGTAGTGTTCTCATGTACCAGGTTGCAACTGTGGCCCTATTGGCATTGGCTTGCTCTCTCGCCTTTGCCTCTGACCCTAGTCCTCTTCAAGACTTTTGTGTTGCAGTCGATAAGTACGATTCCGCTG TATTTGTGAATGGAAAGTTCTGCAAGGATCCAAAGGATGTCAAAGCCGAAGACTTCTTCTTCCAAGGGCACCTAAATGTTGCTAGAGACACCTCAGGTAAACAGGGGTCGAATGTCACTGCCGTTACTGTGGAACAATTTCCAGGCCTTAACACTCTAGGTATATCCTTGGCTCGCATTGACTTTGCCCCATACGGCCAGAATCCTCCACACACACATCCTCGTGCCACTGAGGTTCTATTTGTCTTGGAGGGTACTCTTTACGTTGGCTTTGTCACCTCTAACCAAGCTGATGGAAAAAACCTCCTCTTCACCAAAGTTCTAAATGCCGGAGATGTCTTTGTATTCCCAGTTGGTCTCGTTCACTTCCAGTTGAATATTGGAAAATCCAACGCCATTGCCTTTGCCGGTCTCAGCAGCCAGAATCCAGGAGTTATCACCATAGCTGATGCAGTCTTTGGATCTGAGCCTCCAATCAATCCCGATGTTCTCACCAAAGCCTTCCAAGTAGACAAGAATCTAGTTGAATATCTTCAGAAACTATTCtga